Within Telopea speciosissima isolate NSW1024214 ecotype Mountain lineage chromosome 8, Tspe_v1, whole genome shotgun sequence, the genomic segment GAAATTAGATCTTGAAATAGTCATGCGTGATTACACTTGGGGTTGATATTTTTCTtccaacagcaacaacaaactctgccttatcccaacttaatggggtcggctacatggatccaatcaaacaaagtaggtaaaaactgcgaagtgaaagagaagaatgggaaaatgagatgagaagtgaaaaatgacaaatgacaaATGAACAAAGGTAAATACAAGAAcagtgaaagaggaaagaggcacagcccatcaagtcaggagaatctcagctaaatagggtctgctgcatggatccttgccctccaataggctctatccgaggtcatacatGGCAcgagacctagactatgcatgtcctttctcacaacttctcctatgatatttttcttccattgtaTAGAAATATTTATGATTATATTCTTTTTGATAAATGTATAAATCTTATGATTTCTTAGCACAATGCTGGTTCCATCAGCCTAATGTCCatcttcttttgtgtttagttTACAATTTTCTTATCTACCTCATGTCTAATTAGCCGTGACTTCATTTCTCCTTAATTTTCTTCTAATAATTGTGCACCAATTCTTGTCCAGCTGTCAACTCAAATGTATTAAATGCTGAGGTTGTTTCAGGTCCCTCTATTGCCATATTATTGataatttctctctccctctctaactTGTTACAACTCCTCATCAAGTCATTATATTATTTCCATATAAATAAGGTAATAAACCTTGTCACTTATATGGCTTGGACTCGAATCTATTAAATATTGAGGTTTCTGTTATGCATAAACCTTCAAAGTTTGATGAATTTGTCATCTGAATCAGATTGTTACAGTTCTCAATTGTCTTAATTCATTATAAAGGCACCTCCATTTTTATATGTTCACATTCAATCGgagaataaatgaataaatggTCTGTTAAACAACTCTAGCAATCCTTAACCCAACTACTCAAGGTTAGCTTGATGAATCTTATTTCACAATTCCACTCTATCTGGGGCCATGACGTCCATCAAATCATAAGCCCTTGTTTTTCCTGACTATTCAACCCAAGTCAGTTTTTGTGAAAGaatattagattttttttttttggatgagttATTATATGATCTTGCATAAGTCTCCAACATACTCCCTCCTGCCTGCAAAGACAATCCTCCTTCCCATTTTTGGCTGTGTCCCAAATTCTTTGTTCATCTCACAAATTACATCATGACTTTCCTGGAAATTTACCATTTAGCCGCCTTGAAAATTACCAGATTCACTTATTACTCAACTTGAAGAGAGCTTAAATAAGTAATGGAAAGGGCAATATTGAGAAATAAGAGGTTTTTATGCTTTAACTTAACCATTCCTGAAACTAAGGGATTTGTCAAAGAAGACAGTTAACGTGGGATGGAGGGAGTAAAACAATTTTATATTTGAGTTGAAGGATATAAAATTTTATCCCCAATAAATAAGTGAATATTTTCACATTGTACATTAGGATACTAGAGGACGAGCATCCTAGATCTGATAGTTCTGCCGTTAGTGTGTTTGTTTTATCTATATATTGCAATTAGACAATTATAGCTTGTTTCAGGATCAATATCTACTTGTATCTGTTGgctgttttcatttttttttttcactacaCCGTTTTGTCTCGCACctgatattttttttgaatattttgcaGGTTTAAGGTCTCATAGCATTACTGTAGATGACTACCAAGGTTGGTATTTTAAGGCTTCAAGTTGCTACATATGTTCTATATGTACAGGCAATAACTTAGTGATGCAATTCAGGGTTAAGAAAAAAACCCGGTTTGGATCACTTGTGGGCCCACCCAAACTCTAAACAACTCAAAGAATAAGTTTGATGGCAATTTCTGTAAATATCTCCAAGTTTATAAGAGGAGTGGCCTGAGAGCTAGTTAAAAATCTCTGAAGCAAGAACCGGCGATAGTTGCAAGCTCAAATATGAACTCACAGGAGTATCTCACAGCAGAAGGGGGCTTAAGTGCTGGGGCTTGAGGGGCTTTGGTCACCTGAGGTTGAAGATCtaatgtaattctagatgggtaggagaccaactagaaccaataaccaggatctgctatggatTAGGGAAATTGGCTAGGTCAAATAGGTGAAATTAtgatattagggttagggttagatgGAACATAGGGTTTGGTTACAGGGTTAGGGTAAGTTGGTGTAGGGAAGCcttccagtgaaggtcctgagatgttttgtgGAGGTTGGATGTGTAAACTAGAGTGAGAAATGAATTAGGTTTGGGTTCTGGGTTTTGGGAaagtggaagaagagggaatctagggtttaggttggATTTTAGGGCAGGGGCTTGGGTCGAGTTTCCCTAATGGTGGGAGGGGTACTCGGTTCAAGTTTGAGTGAATTCTGGTGGTTAGTTTGATCTGGGCAGGATTTGGGGTATGGGGAATGATGTTCGAGTATGGGGGAATGTTAAGGTTTGGTCTAGAGGTTTGGGAGAAAAAGGGTTTGGGGATGGGGGGTATGAACTTATTGTTGACTGAGAGATTCTTGAACCTTGCAGCAGAAATCAGCAGCTGGGGGAGAGTCTTCAAGATATCGGCAAGGGCAGAACTGAACTATAATGAACCTTGAATGCAGATCGATGGAGAGAggcagtgaaggctatctcagcctgtgTATCTCACCCTCACAGCCTATCTTAGGACAATGACAATTGCAGAAGCGAAATTCttattcattaaatcgtgggggcTCAATTGGAGCTCTTACACATTTATAGCCTTATGGctgaaagaaaacaaactctaactatgactcaaaacagaactagGAATACTAACTCGgacttctaactaggattcaaacttgcATTAGGAATCCCACTTAGAATTACAATTCAATAAAAgactaactaaaaaaaaataccaaataaaatcctaacttCAGCCCACGGTTGCTGCTGGTATGGGGATTCCCCTACACCTACCCAATGGCTACTCCTGcagctggttttagacagccaatTTACATCAAGATCTCACACCCAGAATCTCAGGCTTAAAGCAACTGGTATGGTAGGTCCGCCGGTCGTCGTCTCAGACCCAAGAGTATAGCCAAACAGTACCTGTGGTAGCCGTAACAAAGAGAAGGCAGATTATCAATGGCAGAATAGAAGATGGAAAGAGCAGATCAATAGAATAGAAGAATAGAGAAATAAGGAAGAAATTAGAATGAATAGAATTGCTGTAAGGAAGGGGAGAAAGGTGGTTCGATAGAGGATAGAGGGAGAGAggatagagagaagagaggaaagaagtaAAGGACCAAGCTACGCAGGGCACACGCAAACGAAACCTTCAATCCATTATTCAATCTACTAAATTGATGGTTACATGCtgataatatataaatatatataaagaaaaagaaagcaagaaaatagaAGTTTCTTAATTGTAgtctaaaactaaaatagaagcaAAATCAAATTCTATCACGTACGGTATGCAACCCAATCTAAAATCCCCTCATAAAATTAAAGTGCCACTTACAAGAATAACCCAAGTAAATAGACTACATATCCTACTGGATCAAAACTAAATTTGGACCtagttcatctccatctgggctCTCAAACGGGTTTGAAAAGTGCTACTGCATCACCTAGCTTATTACTACTagtaaagaaaaatatatgTAAGAAAGAAGAGTACAAATTTCTACAAAAGACCTCCTAACCCCTACATCACTGAGTTCAATTGATGAGATTTTAGTATTAGTAAGGGCATCATTGATAAtacctttctattttttaatgtaggatgtatattttttttttgggttcttattttcttttaacaGGTTATTGTATTCTATAAATTTGCTAGTTATAAGCTCTTCACTTTTCTACGATTGGAGATTTATTGTTAAAATTTCTAATGTGAACTGAGTTACTGATGACCGGGGATGACTTCTGTGAACATCCATTAGCTTGAAAATTCAAACTTTCAGCATGTGTGTGGTTTGGGGAAATAGTGGATTTGTTTATTCATGCTCTCAGATTGTCAATCTGTAATTTGACGGTGAGTGTGATGGATTACAGCACTTTGGTCTGAACATTTTTAATTGGCTTTGTTTTGGTTTGGCTAGAGAAGTTTTCAGTTGCATACAATGTGATATGGTAGAGTTGGGAAAAGCTGACAGGGTACCATTTTCTGAAGGGAACCCACTTTTAAATGGTACAACCAGGAATCTTCAGTTTCTTCCTTCTACTTCTCTTAAATGCTGGTACATACTTGAGACTCTCCACTGGATGATAAATTAAGACTGATAGGAGTGGTGGTCCTTGATGCTACTATTTCAACTAAATAGGACCAATTTCTTCATCAACTAAATTGGAGCAACTCGTTAACCCTTTTCAATTGTCATAGAACTCCAGTTTTTCGTTTAGTGTCATGCAAGTATGCCCAAGTCAACTATTGAGTTTCAAATCATTCTTCCATGAAGATATTGGTGCTAATCCTACTTTGTCTTGAATTTATTTGCTTCTGATCCTAATGTATATAGacttgccactcatccatcttgAAATCCAGAGCTCAGCTGCACTCGTTTTATGTTCTCTTTATTGTGGACATTGTTCCATCAAGCATTGCTAATATTGTATCCATCTTATAGAATTTACCCTGTTGTAGTGGAGTTTGTTGGTTGCAGAACACCTGAATCTCCTCTCTGCTTCATTCACTTGGCTTTGAATTCCCTTTTCAATCGCCATTTCTCGCCAACTATATTTTCCAACAATGACACTTCGAACTTTGATCAAATTTACTTGTAAAGAATTTATTCATAAAAGCAAGTGGATGTATCCAACAATGTCtggaaaaatagaataaatGAGATATCTTATTGATGCTAATGACAATTAAAGCACCAGAGCATACAGGCTGCTTGTTTTTGCAATCATTAATGCAATCTGTgttaccttttcttcttcttcttaaaaaaaaaagatgttatTAAAGCTAAAAAATTGGATAGGGACTAAGAACATAGCAATTGTATAGATTTCCTGAGAAACCTCAAACCTTCACCAAAAGAGTGAAAACAACCTTGCTGTCTGCCAAAGGTGTGATGGTACGAGGACTTGGATCTTCATTCTGTTGCCTCTCCAAGGTTCTTTGTTGAAGGAAAACAAGTTTTAGATGCCATGAAGTATGCTATCTTGAAAATTTGAAGCGGTTGGGCTACCATTATATGTGCTATCAAACTGGAAAAGATTAGGACAATTTTCTTAGTGTATGATTCACACAATTATGACTTGAACCAGTTCATCAACTTCCTGTAGTGCCTCTCCAGTAATGCATTAGTGATTTAGTTTTTCCTGAATCAGCTGAACTCATGTgatggatttgggaaggttctGTGCTTGTTGCCACTTGCTAACTTGTAGCTATCCTTCGACTTCATCTggactttgaagtttgaactagCAATGTAAAAAGGCTAATCTCTTTTATTTGGGCTTTGGTTTACCAACGAAAAGATTAAACGATCAGCAAATaacataattataataataaataaataaaataaagaataaaaaagaatatttcaaagaaagaatagTTCATTATTTGCTTTGCTTGGTAATATGATGTCCCATTTGCATTTTCTTGTGCTGCCTTTTTAGTTATGTGACAAACTGACAATTGTTTAGTATTTTTTTCGTCACTGTAGCTATGTGTGACTGTTTGTATATGCAATTGATGGGTATTGATTAGTAAGAAATAGTTCTATCAAAtgaggagaaaagattattttgTTCTCTGTTTTTACTTTAGTACATAAGCAAGAAACCCTCAGCAATGAGTCATTATACATCTAGCATGCTATAAATTCTTGATTACCCTGTTACTTGCTTTCAATGCTTTGTATTCTTTTTACTAGATCTTCTCGATCGGGGCTGGAGGAGATCTGGTTGTTTCCTTTACAAACCTGAGATGGAAAGGACTTGCTGCCCCTCCTATACTATCCGTTTGAAGGCAGGTGACTTTGTTCCTTCTAAAGAGCAACTTCGGGTATCTCGACGAATGCAAAGGTACCttggttgactttttttctttaacCTTTGTGATGCAGCCAGCCTCCTTTGCATATTAAATCCtattcctcctctcttcttctgaGTGTTAAGATAATCAGAAGAAAATCCCATGCTCTTGTGTATTTaagatttttaattgtttttggATTAGTTTATTATGGAACTCTTGATGATCTAGCAAGCTGCAAGGTTTAAGCTTTGTGGAACCTAGGAGGTCTCCTATATTTAAATTGGCCAATGTTGTCATCATAACCCTTTGTGgatcttgagagagagagagagagagagagaggtggattCCATTGTGGGCATCTCTTTCGACTACGGTCAATCAATGCAAATCCAGTACACCGATATATAGTTAGGGTGTCGTCAACCGTTGGTGCTGCAGTATTCGCAATGTGTGTCTGCATTGATAAGGACCCCCAAGACAAGGGAATATAAACTTATTCTACGTAAGAGAATTTCGTTCCAAATCAACTGATAATAACACATGCGAAATTCTCGTATGATCCGGTTTAATGTACACACAGTATGTACACTCGCACTTATGTCCTGGAATCTTCATTCCTAAGAACACACAGTGTGGTGACCATATGAACGGGGCGGAGTCCACTTCTGTCCATAGTTGTGAACGATTATAAGTTAAAAGCTAAGGACGACCAAGGCCCATTATGTCATGCAAATTTATATGAATTAGAGCACATAAAATGGATTTGATGGTCACATTTCCAACACCAATACTGTTTGATTGATTTTTAATGTAAGAGATTTCCTAGCCAGGAACTGAAATAATGAATTCCTCCTGCATAGACCTGCATGGATTCATTTGATGCTGTCAAATTGTTTCTAATTACGCCCAAAAGTATTTAAGACGTCCTCCTTGTGTAGATTGCTGATATGGTAATAAAACTAATGTCTAGATTTCTGGATGGCACGTTAGATGTTAAAAGACCTACGTTGACAGAAGAGCAAAGTACTGCTAAGGCTTCATGCAGCTTGGCCAGTAATGAGGCTTCAAGTTCTATAACAAAGGCAGCTTCTGGTGGTAATTACAAGGAGaatgacaaagaagaagaatatatgCAACTTTTGTCTAACCAAATTGATAATGCGGTGCATGCGTGTGCTGTGAGTGAGGAATTCATTTCTAATATTCAACTACCAAAGGCTTCTGTGAAAAAGGTCATACAAACCAAAAAGAAGCTAATTGAAGGATCTGAAGATTTGTTGTACACTAGCAACATTTCATTTCAGATAGCAGCAACCCTAAGGCAGTCTGTGCAATTGGAGAAGAATAATGTGTTAGGACCATTGATAAATGGCACAAATGAAAATGGTTGTACTATTGACCTTTCACCCAATACTATTGCAGAAATGCTGGCATGTTCTTTAAATCAACTTGGAGAATTTTCTGGTTTGTCAATCAGAGCCTGCATTGGGCATATTAACTTTTATTCTGCTACAAGACAAGCTTCTTCAGGTGAGGGGACTgcgatggataatgccattggCCAATCACCTAAAGTCAGTGGAAGTAAACATAGCTATATCCAGAAGAACAGGGAATGTCCCCAGTCAAGACGGAAGCTTGAGATCCGATTGAAAAGGTCTAGTTTTGATCCGGAAGAATATGCTTTGTACAGAAGATACCAAATTAAAGTGCATAAAGATTCACCTGATAAAGTCATGGAAAGTTCATACAGAAGGTTTCTGGTTGACACTCCCTTAGTGTTTGTTCCGCATTCTGGTGATGGTACAGTTCCACCTTGTGGATTTGGCTCTTTCCATCAGCAATATGTGATTGATGGGCGCCTAGTTGCGGTTGGTGTAGTGGATATCCTTCCAAGGTGTCTCTCAAGTAAGTATATGTTCTGGGATCCTGACCTTGCCTTTCTATCACTGGGTAAATATTCAGCTCTGCAAGAAATAGGTTGGGTAAAAGAGAACCAGGTCCATTGTCCTAGCCTTCAATACTACTATCTTGGCTATTATATTCACTCATGTGGCAAGATGAGATACAAGGCAGCATATCGTCCACCAGAGCTTCTTTGCCCTCTACGTTACCAGTGAGTTTCCTTCCTTTTACTATAGCACTTAGCTGTAGTCACAGCCTCACAAATAGGTGGCTGACACCCGAATAATATAGAGTTTTATAGACACATTTTGAAATGAAATGCAAATTATCACTCTTATTTTATTACAATCTGCAGTTAATGTTACAACATGATTACGGTTCTGGTTTTGAGTCAGCTTTCTGATTCAAAACCAAGCCCATGGCCCAAGGAAGGCTCAAACCTGGAAACCAGGAATTGTGGGGCCCATTGAAGATTTTAAGTAGCTTGTGACTCGTATTTCTAGATTCCTTAAAACCAGGATTTGTGTGACTCATTTGAAGAGGTTTAAAGCTTGCTTACGGGTTCAGGATTTCAGGAAATAGGAATCTTATCTCCAAGATGCTTGCAATTATAGTTTTCCTAAATTTTAGGAACCTAATCTCCAAAGTCCAGACATGGGGTGcattggtttattttattttgttatttatttttagattaACTGGTTGTGTCACTAAAGAAACTCCCATGTAGTTAGTTACGCTAGTttagattttttctttctttattattaaGTTTCCCAATAGAGTAGAGTACTTCCATAGACTTTGGATCGGAATTTTTACAGTTCTTTTCTGTTTAATTGCTTTTATTTAATGTTTAATCCTGTCCAGGTCACTCCAATACCAATCATGCATGGACacttatttataaatatatagtAAGAGGCACAACCTCCAGATGGTTGATGAATGAATTGAAAAGGTTGGTTTTTGAAAGTTGAGATTGTAGTCTCCTTTCTCTGTCCCTCTGTCCCTCATACTGCAGCTGAGCTGAAGTCTCTGCTACAAGAGTTGGGGTTCTCTGTTTCTCAACCAATGAAGATGTATTATGATGATCAAGTTGCAATTTATGTTGCTAACAATCCATTTTTTCATGAacgaaccaaacatattgaggttgattgtcattttatgAGAAATGCAATCATGCAAAAGCTTATTTAAATTCCGTTTGTCAACTCCagcaatcaacttggtgatatgtttataAATGCTGTTTTTGACCTGCATTTGTTGATGGTTGTTCCGTGTTGGATATGAGAGATATATATtttccagcttgagggggagtgctaGAGTGTGTATATCGGTTAGAGGTCTATGGTGCCCATAGACCTCACTACCATGGGATGATTGTGCCCGTACTTTattctttcctattgtaactaggaATAGTTTCATATAGTAGCTGGGACATCTTAGGATTAGCTACCTAAAAGGTTGGTTCATATTATgattgtaatttaaagttttatAAATAAGAGTTGTGCTTGACGGTAATTCATTCAGTTACTATCGCACAGCCTCTTCCATCCTCATggtctcccttcttcctcctctcatgtcttcttctctggttttggTTATTTGTGGTTTTACTTCAGTTTTAATCACAAAAATATGAACAACAGAGGAAAGAAGCACGATTAATCTTTATGAAAAAAAACCGTAAGAaatcctagtttttttttttttttccaattagaGTTTCATAGCagttttttatcttcttttcctttttctttttcatagccttgataccatgtgacaaaaccTGATCTCAACAACCAGAacctgtgaagaagaagagaagaggagggagaagagaaggacAGTGGAGACGAGGGAGATAGAGAAGATCGGGAGAGCTAGAACATGATAGAATCAGAATCAGTCTCTTTTGGTCCAGCAATAGACTTTTATATTATAGTATTGGACTCTTAGTAGGAAACATACCAGTCTTGTATTAAACGAACCAGTTTCGATTTTGGTAGATGTAACATTTTTCAAATCAGTTGGTTGGAAACAGACCCGTATAAAatcattttaattttcttattaatatatatatatatataaccttaTAGTTttgtcccttgtcttattctcagAAGTTGTTTTAGTCAAAGGTAAAAAAGGGTTatcaaaataagttgaaagtgactcattattatgtcattttcaaaggTTGTCATTATcaatgtgaaatgacaagattacccctgcattaaataacttttgagaataagacaatgggtaaaaaagtaagacaataggcaaaaaagtaaggttacaactttttagttcacctacttggtgacaacaagatgcaccttATACATAATACTattaagtaaataataaatTGTGCTTTCAGACTTCCAATAGTTTCTCTTCCCAAATGCCctgatatttttattattattacagTTTTCCCCTCCTGGAAATTCAAAAATAAACTGTGATAAAGTGCTTGGaccaaaagaaaaattctgGCCTGGCCTGATGATAGACCAATTGGCCTGAGATCGATTACACCCTAGTCTCGATTTGGGCTCTATGCAGACTGATTACATGAATTGTTGGTTTTGGTCATGGACCTCAAATGTGCCGGATTGATTAAAGGCCTGACCGAAACGACCATATCCGACAGGTTGACACCACTAGCTTTGGAAACCAACTAGTTGAAAAACTAACTTCTTCTACAACTATATTGTTCTTGAGCTGTATTTGACTCCAGTCTAAATTTGTTTGTGACTGAATCTTTGATGTGTTGTCCAGGTGGATCCCATTTGATATTGCAAGGCCTTTACTTGATAAAAGGCCATATGTTGTCTTATCAGATTTTGCCACTACACAAATTGATGAGTCACGAAAGGTTCCAGGAAATTCTGTTGAACCTCATGATGATTTTGGTCAAGATGACCAGAGTGACATTGACAGTGAAGATGTAGAAATGGTTGAACCTGCTTTTGTTGGCGCTGACAATGACTCAGGTCCAGAAACAAGTGATCTAACATCAGATGAACTAAAGGTTGCTGATGCTGCGAGCAATGTTTTGATAGAGTTAAAGGGCTCACGTCTGAGATTCAAGGTATGGATATCCATTATATGTCAATAATTGATGCTGTGGTACATTTATAACTAGAAACCATCAACTACTGTTTCTGCAAGGGGTTCCTTACTGATTTGTGTGTAGGGATTTCTCTTATTGTAGGgtggttttcttcttcattacTTGTTTTCTGATTTCTAGTCTTTCATCTTAACTGCCCCATCATCAACTTCTTTTCTAATGCATCACATCCTTTCATGAAAAGAAATAATTATTGGCCAAAAAGAATCAGGCTTTATGTAGCTAGCTAGAGTTGTTAAACTTATGTGTTGTTTCTGAAGTGTATTGAGTGTGGGACCCTTCAGTGTATCAAATACAGATCATGCCTTGTGTGTGGGTTGTTATCATTTAAACTCTTTAATATTTTGTACCTCATTTCCTGTGTGAAGGATCTGCAAGCATTCAATCCTGCTGAAAGGAGATACTTAGAACTTGAGTTGCATAGATACATCAAATTGGTGGGCCCCACACTCTCGAAGCACATTGTTTATAACTTGGCTGAGTGGTTCTGAGAAGGCTATAGGGGAAAACAGTGTGGAGATGTTATTTAATCCTTCTGATGGGGATTATTCTGTTCGATTTGGGTTCAAAATGAGGTTCATATGATCCTCATATATATGTTTTcatgtttgattttatgagcGAAAGGTATAAAGTCTTGCATGGGTTCTGGCCTTTCATCTCTGAATTGATTGATTCCAAGAACTAGGTCAGTAAAGGTAGAAAAGTTGACAGAAAGGAGGAGCTATGCCGGCCGAGGAGATGGCTGATGCTCTGAATGATAAATGTAGCATCATTCAA encodes:
- the LOC122671875 gene encoding arginyl-tRNA--protein transferase 2-like, with protein sequence MAKNIRNNEANSSGSRSSSRGESIVVDVGKYRNSCGYCKSGGLTRVSHGLRSHSITVDDYQDLLDRGWRRSGCFLYKPEMERTCCPSYTIRLKAGDFVPSKEQLRVSRRMQRFLDGTLDVKRPTLTEEQSTAKASCSLASNEASSSITKAASGGNYKENDKEEEYMQLLSNQIDNAVHACAVSEEFISNIQLPKASVKKVIQTKKKLIEGSEDLLYTSNISFQIAATLRQSVQLEKNNVLGPLINGTNENGCTIDLSPNTIAEMLACSLNQLGEFSGLSIRACIGHINFYSATRQASSGEGTAMDNAIGQSPKVSGSKHSYIQKNRECPQSRRKLEIRLKRSSFDPEEYALYRRYQIKVHKDSPDKVMESSYRRFLVDTPLVFVPHSGDGTVPPCGFGSFHQQYVIDGRLVAVGVVDILPRCLSSKYMFWDPDLAFLSLGKYSALQEIGWVKENQVHCPSLQYYYLGYYIHSCGKMRYKAAYRPPELLCPLRYQWIPFDIARPLLDKRPYVVLSDFATTQIDESRKVPGNSVEPHDDFGQDDQSDIDSEDVEMVEPAFVGADNDSGPETSDLTSDELKVADAASNVLIELKGSRLRFKDLQAFNPAERRYLELELHRYIKLVGPTLSKHIVYNLAEWF